TAATCACGGGTGCCAGCCGGGGAATCGGTGCGGCAACCGCATTGTTACTGGCCAAACAGGGATACCGGGTGGTCGTCAACCACCGCGCCAGTGCGCCGCATGCCGAGGAGGTGGTGGCCACCATCGCAGCGGCCGGCGGGGAAGCGGTGGCGATTAAAGCCGACGTCACCGTGCCTAACGACGTCACCGCCATGGTCGATGAAATCGATCGGCGGTGGGGTGGGACGGACGTGCTCGTACACAATGCGATGACGCCGTTCGTGATCACCTCGTTCGCCAAGCTGAGCTGGGAGCAACTCGGCGGCAAGTTGGATAGTGAGCTGCATGCCGCTTTTCTGATGACCAAAGCCGTTGTGCCGGGAATGACTTCGCGCGGATATGGTCGGCTGATCTATCTGACTGCCGGGCTGTCGCGCCACGCGCGCGAGGGGATGATCGCGCTGGGCACCGCCAAGGCGGCCCTGGACCAGTTCGTGCGGTACGTCGCTCTGGAGCTGGCGTCGCAGGGAATTACCGCGAACCTGGTCGCTCCGTCTACGGTGGAAGGAACCAGGGTGACCGAGCAATTGACGGCCGAGCGGCTGCGCGAGCTGGCCGCCGCCACACCGATGCGTCGGCTGGTGCGGCCCGAAGATATCGCCAAGACAATTGCCTTCTTGGCAAGCGAG
This portion of the Pirellulales bacterium genome encodes:
- a CDS encoding SDR family oxidoreductase, producing MGRVALITGASRGIGAATALLLAKQGYRVVVNHRASAPHAEEVVATIAAAGGEAVAIKADVTVPNDVTAMVDEIDRRWGGTDVLVHNAMTPFVITSFAKLSWEQLGGKLDSELHAAFLMTKAVVPGMTSRGYGRLIYLTAGLSRHAREGMIALGTAKAALDQFVRYVALELASQGITANLVAPSTVEGTRVTEQLTAERLRELAAATPMRRLVRPEDIAKTIAFLASEDSGFTTGHYLPVNGGLAMD